In Vigna angularis cultivar LongXiaoDou No.4 chromosome 8, ASM1680809v1, whole genome shotgun sequence, one DNA window encodes the following:
- the LOC108345111 gene encoding 40S ribosomal protein S27-2 has translation MVLQNDIDLLNPPAELEKKKHKLKRLVQSPNSFFMDVKCQGCFNITTVFSHSQTVVVCGNCQTVLCQPTGGRARLTEGCSFRKKGD, from the exons ATG GTTCTTCAAAACGATATTGATTTGCTGAATCCTCCCGCTGAGTTGGAGAAGAAAAAGCACAAGCTCAAGCGTCTTGTTCAGTCACCAAATTCTTTTTTTATG GATGTCAAGTGCCAAGGCTGCTTCAACAT AACAACTGTGTTTAGCCACTCTCAGACAGTTGTGGTATGTGGCAACTGCCAGACTGTGTTGTGCCAACCAACAGGTGGAAGAGCCAGGTTAACTGAAGGGTGCTCATTTAGGAAGAAGGGAGATTGA
- the LOC128193485 gene encoding uncharacterized protein LOC128193485, translating into MKKGLSLVLLILLIHHNLLNADNCVTEDCLIANDLESEFSFGSHAARMLYDVSQSQTGKTGNGNNKAVNCPQKQGYRSCIPSQNGGGPNKNCAEYTRNC; encoded by the coding sequence ATGAAGAAGGGCCTCTCGCTTGTGCTCCTCATCCTTCTCATCCACCACAACCTTCTCAACGCCGACAACTGTGTCACAGAGGATTGCCTCATCGCCAACGATTTGGAATCAGAATTCTCGTTTGGCTCTCATGCCGCAAGAATGCTCTACGATGTCAGCCAATCACAGACAGGCAAAACAGGCAACGGCAACAACAAAGCTGTAAATTGTCCACAAAAACAAGGTTACCGCAGCTGCATCCCATCTCAAAACGGTGGTGGCCCCAACAAAAACTGTGCTGAATATACTAGAAACTGCTAA